In Gimesia benthica, a single window of DNA contains:
- a CDS encoding SDR family NAD(P)-dependent oxidoreductase has product MSASTTHPQRFENRIALVTGGSRGIGRACCLRLAEEGARVAINYRQGKEDAEETLQQIRTVGGTGILVQADVSSSEQVDKMVSEIEAEWGQVELLVNNSGIFSYEPHTELTEEAWRQMLEVNLTGTFLVTWRVREGMLQRKFGRIVNMSSLSGLMPRPMSIAYAVSKAGVVSFTQSTAVAWAGENIRVNAIAPGLIDTEILSGVNQDDLDKIIQATPIPRMGKASEVASMVSFLLSEESSFTTGQTVVISGGRCMLP; this is encoded by the coding sequence ATGTCAGCGTCCACCACCCACCCGCAAAGATTTGAGAATCGTATCGCCCTGGTAACAGGCGGCTCACGGGGAATCGGGCGGGCCTGCTGCCTGCGTCTGGCGGAAGAAGGAGCCCGCGTTGCCATTAACTATCGTCAGGGAAAGGAAGACGCTGAAGAGACGCTGCAGCAGATCCGGACCGTTGGAGGGACCGGCATACTCGTGCAGGCCGACGTCTCTTCGAGCGAACAGGTCGATAAAATGGTCAGCGAGATCGAAGCCGAATGGGGGCAGGTGGAACTGCTGGTCAATAATTCGGGCATCTTCAGTTATGAGCCGCATACCGAGTTAACCGAAGAGGCATGGCGGCAGATGCTGGAAGTGAACCTGACAGGGACTTTTCTGGTAACCTGGCGTGTCAGGGAGGGCATGCTGCAGCGAAAATTTGGACGGATCGTCAACATGAGTTCCCTCTCCGGCCTGATGCCACGCCCCATGTCGATCGCGTATGCAGTCAGTAAGGCTGGCGTCGTCTCCTTCACCCAGAGTACTGCCGTCGCCTGGGCAGGCGAAAACATTCGCGTTAATGCCATCGCCCCGGGACTGATTGATACCGAAATTCTCTCAGGCGTCAATCAGGATGATCTCGACAAAATCATTCAGGCCACCCCTATCCCACGCATGGGTAAGGCCTCGGAGGTCGCCTCCATGGTCTCTTTTCTGCTCTCTGAAGAAAGCAGCTTCACCACCGGCCAGACCGTTGTCATCAGCGGCGGACGCTGCATGCTACCCTGA
- a CDS encoding DUF1501 domain-containing protein, which produces MSNLNVTRRSFLRQSALGIGPAALLSLLSRDAQASDLGEGVIGKPHFTPRIKRVIHLCMAGGPSHLETFDDKPTLREMHGKPMPESLTKGQQVAQLQGRELKCFAPQFEFKSFGESGQRVCSQFPQIGSVADDLCIIRSMYTDQINHDPAHTLFNTGSSQAGRPSMGSWLLYGLGQECDDLPGYVVLTSVGKGGQAQPIAARQWHSGFLPSRFQGVQFQSTGAPVLYLNRPDGVSMQQQKRLVQTVNQLNHSFDDLVHDSEIATRIGQYEMAFRMQTSVPGLMDLGSETKETLTAYGTEGGDGTYASNCLLARRLLERGVRFVQLYHRAWDHHGGIKRSIEITAKEVDQATAALIRDLKQRGLYDDTLIVWGGEFGRTPMAQGSGRDHHIKGFSLVLGGGAIQGGKSYGTTDEFGYAAAENPVHVRDFHATLLHLFGIDHRRFSYRFQGLDFRLTGVEEAHVIKDIIA; this is translated from the coding sequence ATGTCAAATCTGAATGTTACGCGACGGAGTTTTCTGCGTCAGTCTGCGCTCGGAATCGGGCCGGCAGCTTTACTGTCGTTGTTATCACGGGATGCCCAGGCCAGTGATCTGGGGGAAGGAGTGATCGGGAAACCACATTTCACACCGCGGATCAAACGGGTTATTCATCTCTGTATGGCCGGAGGACCGTCTCATCTCGAAACATTTGACGACAAGCCGACGTTACGCGAGATGCACGGTAAACCGATGCCGGAATCTCTGACGAAGGGGCAGCAGGTTGCTCAGTTGCAGGGGCGCGAACTCAAATGCTTTGCTCCGCAATTCGAATTTAAAAGTTTTGGCGAAAGTGGCCAGCGGGTTTGTAGTCAGTTCCCCCAGATTGGATCAGTGGCGGACGACCTGTGTATTATCCGGTCGATGTATACGGACCAGATTAACCATGACCCCGCCCATACGCTATTCAACACCGGTTCCTCGCAGGCAGGACGCCCCAGTATGGGGTCGTGGCTCTTGTATGGGCTGGGGCAGGAATGTGACGACCTGCCCGGCTATGTTGTACTGACCAGTGTCGGGAAAGGGGGACAGGCACAGCCGATTGCCGCCCGGCAATGGCACAGCGGGTTTCTACCCTCTCGCTTCCAGGGAGTTCAGTTTCAGTCGACGGGGGCACCGGTACTCTATCTGAACCGACCTGATGGCGTGTCGATGCAGCAACAGAAGCGACTCGTGCAGACGGTCAACCAGTTGAATCACAGCTTTGATGACCTGGTACATGATTCTGAAATCGCTACCCGGATCGGGCAGTACGAAATGGCATTTCGGATGCAGACCAGTGTGCCGGGGCTGATGGATCTGGGGAGTGAAACTAAAGAGACGTTAACAGCCTACGGGACTGAGGGGGGCGATGGAACTTATGCTTCCAACTGTCTGCTCGCACGGCGACTGCTCGAACGTGGCGTGCGTTTCGTGCAGTTATATCACCGTGCGTGGGATCACCATGGCGGGATCAAACGTTCGATTGAGATTACAGCGAAAGAAGTCGACCAGGCGACCGCGGCTCTGATTCGCGATCTGAAACAACGCGGACTTTATGATGACACTTTGATTGTCTGGGGCGGTGAATTCGGCAGGACACCGATGGCCCAGGGATCCGGCCGAGATCACCACATCAAGGGGTTTTCTCTGGTACTGGGTGGGGGAGCGATTCAGGGGGGTAAGAGCTATGGTACCACGGATGAATTCGGATACGCGGCGGCTGAAAATCCCGTGCATGTCCGGGATTTTCATGCGACCTTACTCCACCTGTTCGGCATCGACCACCGGCGGTTCAGTTACCGGTTTCAGGGACTCGATTTCCGTCTGACCGGTGTGGAAGAGGCGCATGTGATCAAAGACATCATTGCCTGA
- a CDS encoding PSD1 and planctomycete cytochrome C domain-containing protein, which translates to MRLGLASVFCFCLIIRPVWGETPIQFNRDIRPILSDKCFACHGPDEKTREADLRLDDRDSALRDLGGTRAIVAGKADESELIHRITASDESLLMPPAEHGKPLSKAEIELLRKWINQGAAYQRHWSLTPLVKPAVPELKEKQNLHPIDAFIQQQLKDNGFAPSPEAEPRTLVRRLSFDLTGLPPDPLVVAAYPAHPGDVAYEKLVNEYLDSPHYGERLALYWLDLVRYADTLGYHGDQVRSVSPYRDYVINAFNSNKPFDQFTIEQLAGDLLPEADLWQKVASTYNRLNRASGEGGVQPKEYLAKYSADRVRTTGSVWLGSTVGCAECHDHKFDPFTTKDFYRFAAFFADIKEQGIVRGARHIEQLPVPTEEQARLSKELEAAIKQTEQNYNRETPELTAARQEWGQQVQADFDRWTLLNPQEVSSTGGAKLKVLEDGSILASGKNPDQDEYVLEINDSLVPVTGPVALKLELLPDPSLPRKGPGRAGNGNLVVNAVQLMVRKQKVKWEKAVAAHSQNGHTPQNVAEESGTGWAILPQIGKRNHLLLSGKVTDSSEKQPGEGTPSCQIRIIQRHGNGHNLGRFRLFISSDPSVIQSGFALSDEIQKVLKVKPESRSVDQQKQLDTAFRESTPLLKESREQLARLRQQQTQLKNQIVTTLATTATTPRTMRVLPRGNWMDDSGEIVNPGVPHFLSQLDLPEKQRATRLDLARWMTSRKNPLVARTFVNRLWMLLFGQGLARTVDDLGSQGEMPTHPELLDWLACEFIDSGWDVKHMVRLMVTSHTYRQSSAWTAALRERDPYNRMYARQSRWRLEAEMIRDNALQVSGLLNLQIGGESAKPYQPAGYWAQLNFPKRTYQADKGEQQYRRGLYTHWQRTFLHPSLLAFDAPAREECTAQRSRSNTPLQSLVLLNDPTFVEAARVLATRVIQEHPEKQFDAQLKWLMQQALTREPRQDEIKLLKTLYQEDLQAYRQSPKAAAEILSVGLNPPPEKIDQAELAAWTSVSRAVLNLHEMITRY; encoded by the coding sequence ATGAGACTCGGGCTCGCGTCTGTTTTCTGTTTCTGCCTGATTATCAGGCCCGTCTGGGGTGAGACCCCGATCCAGTTCAATCGGGATATCAGACCGATTCTTTCGGACAAGTGCTTTGCCTGCCATGGCCCGGATGAGAAAACACGGGAAGCCGATCTGCGTCTGGATGATCGTGATTCTGCACTGCGTGACCTGGGAGGAACGCGGGCGATTGTCGCTGGTAAGGCCGATGAGAGTGAACTGATCCACCGTATCACTGCCAGCGATGAAAGTCTGTTGATGCCCCCGGCTGAGCATGGCAAGCCTTTGAGCAAGGCTGAAATTGAACTGCTGCGGAAGTGGATCAATCAGGGGGCAGCCTACCAGCGGCACTGGTCCCTGACACCCCTGGTAAAGCCTGCAGTGCCTGAGCTGAAAGAGAAGCAGAATCTGCATCCGATTGACGCTTTCATCCAGCAACAACTCAAAGACAATGGGTTTGCTCCTTCACCTGAGGCGGAGCCGAGAACACTGGTCCGCCGCCTCTCTTTTGATCTGACCGGACTGCCTCCCGATCCGTTGGTGGTAGCAGCCTATCCTGCGCATCCAGGAGACGTAGCGTACGAAAAACTGGTGAATGAATATCTGGATTCTCCCCATTATGGTGAGCGACTGGCACTCTACTGGCTGGATCTGGTCCGTTATGCAGATACGCTGGGTTACCACGGCGATCAGGTTAGAAGCGTGTCCCCGTATCGGGATTATGTCATCAACGCATTCAACAGTAATAAACCCTTCGATCAGTTTACGATTGAGCAACTGGCAGGGGATCTGCTGCCTGAAGCTGACCTCTGGCAGAAGGTGGCTTCGACGTATAACCGGTTGAATCGCGCTTCTGGAGAAGGGGGAGTGCAACCTAAGGAATACCTGGCGAAATATTCTGCCGATCGCGTCCGTACGACGGGCTCCGTCTGGCTCGGTTCTACGGTCGGGTGTGCGGAATGCCACGATCACAAATTTGACCCTTTTACGACGAAAGACTTTTATCGCTTCGCTGCTTTTTTTGCGGACATTAAAGAGCAGGGGATTGTCCGTGGTGCTCGACACATCGAACAATTGCCGGTACCGACTGAGGAACAGGCTCGCCTCTCAAAAGAGTTAGAGGCTGCAATCAAACAGACAGAACAGAATTATAATCGGGAAACCCCCGAATTAACCGCCGCCCGACAGGAGTGGGGACAACAGGTCCAGGCCGATTTTGATCGCTGGACACTGCTCAATCCTCAGGAAGTAAGCTCAACAGGTGGGGCGAAACTAAAAGTGCTCGAAGATGGCTCGATTCTGGCCAGTGGCAAGAATCCGGATCAGGATGAATATGTGCTGGAAATCAACGACAGCCTGGTTCCTGTCACAGGCCCCGTGGCGCTGAAACTGGAGCTGTTGCCTGATCCTTCGCTTCCTCGCAAGGGGCCGGGACGTGCTGGGAATGGAAACCTGGTGGTCAACGCAGTGCAGTTGATGGTGAGGAAGCAGAAAGTCAAATGGGAGAAAGCCGTCGCTGCTCATTCACAAAATGGGCACACTCCTCAGAATGTCGCTGAGGAATCCGGAACCGGCTGGGCGATTCTACCGCAAATTGGAAAACGTAATCACCTGCTGCTGTCAGGGAAGGTTACCGATTCCAGCGAGAAACAACCCGGAGAAGGGACTCCTTCCTGTCAGATTCGCATTATTCAACGACATGGGAACGGGCATAACCTGGGGCGGTTTCGATTGTTTATTTCCTCTGATCCGAGTGTGATTCAATCAGGATTCGCATTGTCTGATGAGATCCAGAAAGTACTGAAAGTCAAACCTGAATCGCGTTCTGTCGACCAGCAAAAACAACTGGATACTGCGTTTCGAGAATCAACGCCACTGTTAAAAGAGAGCCGTGAACAACTGGCTCGACTAAGGCAGCAGCAGACGCAGTTGAAGAATCAGATCGTCACGACACTGGCGACAACAGCCACAACGCCTCGTACCATGCGGGTCCTGCCACGCGGGAACTGGATGGATGATTCCGGAGAAATTGTGAATCCCGGTGTGCCTCACTTTTTGTCACAGCTTGATTTGCCGGAGAAGCAGCGGGCGACCCGTCTGGATCTGGCACGTTGGATGACATCGCGCAAGAATCCGCTGGTAGCGCGCACGTTTGTGAATCGACTGTGGATGCTCCTGTTCGGACAGGGACTGGCGCGTACGGTTGATGATCTGGGTTCACAGGGAGAGATGCCGACCCATCCTGAACTGCTCGACTGGCTTGCCTGTGAATTTATTGACAGCGGCTGGGATGTCAAGCACATGGTGCGACTGATGGTGACCTCGCATACCTATCGTCAGTCTTCTGCCTGGACAGCCGCATTACGAGAGCGTGATCCGTATAATCGCATGTATGCACGTCAGTCGCGCTGGCGGCTGGAAGCAGAAATGATTCGCGATAATGCCCTGCAGGTCAGTGGACTGCTGAATCTGCAAATCGGAGGTGAAAGTGCCAAACCTTATCAGCCAGCCGGATACTGGGCACAATTGAATTTTCCCAAGCGGACCTATCAGGCGGACAAGGGAGAACAGCAATATCGCCGGGGTTTATATACGCACTGGCAACGTACGTTTCTGCATCCCAGTCTGCTCGCTTTCGATGCGCCGGCTCGTGAAGAATGTACGGCGCAGCGTTCCCGATCCAATACGCCTCTGCAGTCCCTGGTGTTATTAAATGATCCGACTTTTGTGGAAGCGGCCCGGGTACTGGCGACGCGCGTGATTCAGGAACACCCGGAGAAACAGTTCGACGCACAGTTGAAGTGGCTGATGCAACAGGCGTTGACGCGGGAACCACGGCAGGACGAAATCAAGCTGCTGAAGACCCTGTATCAGGAAGATCTGCAGGCATATCGTCAGTCCCCGAAAGCGGCAGCAGAGATTCTGTCTGTCGGTTTAAATCCGCCCCCTGAGAAAATCGATCAGGCGGAACTGGCTGCCTGGACGAGTGTGTCGCGCGCTGTTTTGAACCTGCATGAAATGATCACACGTTATTAA
- a CDS encoding DUF1501 domain-containing protein, with protein sequence MFNSPQMNRRTFLNDTGMGMTGMALSSLLFQEGELQAAEAGLVPHMVPRAKSVIWIFLIGGLSHLESFDPKPALNKYAGKSIDETPYAESVLNKDKINKILLDPSKQKREVFKAIMPLQTGFKKYGESGLEISDWFPNLGTCADDLTLVRSMWTIDNNHGAQLTYHTGRKITEGAFPTVGSWVSYGLGTANQNLPHYVVLGNPSADCCGAAWTHGSSYLGPEHAGVRMEVDPKDPLSFVRSADDSMTPSEQQEMFGLLGKLNRHAGIQYPDDKNLKARIKSYELAFQMQSAVPEVMAFEEESQHVQELYGLNQSTTKSFGEKCLAARRLTERGVRFIQLFHGYRGNAGAWDSHRDIKRLHSQLSAQVDQPIAGLIKDLKQRGLLDETMIVIGSEFGRTPGAEHRNGNSTVQGTGRDHHPHGFSVAMAGGGIKGGHIHGATDELGFHAVEDRHYVTDLHATVLHQMGLDTTRLNYPGRQRLERDYGEVIHDIIS encoded by the coding sequence ATGTTTAATTCACCCCAGATGAACCGTCGCACGTTTTTAAACGACACCGGAATGGGAATGACGGGCATGGCGCTCTCTTCGCTCCTGTTTCAGGAAGGCGAACTGCAGGCTGCAGAAGCGGGGCTGGTTCCGCACATGGTGCCGCGCGCCAAATCGGTGATCTGGATCTTTCTGATTGGCGGTCTCAGTCACCTGGAAAGTTTCGACCCGAAGCCGGCACTCAATAAATATGCCGGGAAGTCGATTGATGAAACTCCCTATGCAGAATCTGTGTTGAATAAGGACAAGATCAACAAGATTCTGCTCGACCCATCCAAGCAGAAACGTGAAGTATTCAAAGCCATCATGCCTTTGCAGACAGGCTTTAAAAAATATGGCGAAAGCGGTCTGGAAATCAGCGACTGGTTCCCGAATCTGGGGACCTGTGCGGATGACCTGACACTGGTCCGTTCCATGTGGACGATCGACAACAACCATGGTGCCCAGCTGACTTATCATACCGGCCGCAAAATTACGGAAGGTGCTTTTCCGACCGTGGGCTCCTGGGTCAGTTACGGCCTGGGAACGGCCAACCAGAATCTGCCGCATTATGTCGTGCTGGGGAACCCAAGTGCTGACTGTTGTGGTGCCGCCTGGACACACGGATCCTCTTATTTAGGGCCGGAACATGCGGGGGTCCGGATGGAAGTGGATCCGAAAGATCCGCTCTCGTTTGTGCGGTCTGCCGATGATTCAATGACTCCTTCGGAACAACAGGAAATGTTCGGCCTGCTGGGGAAACTGAACCGACACGCCGGAATTCAATACCCGGATGACAAAAACCTGAAAGCACGGATCAAGTCATACGAGCTGGCTTTCCAGATGCAGTCAGCCGTTCCCGAAGTCATGGCTTTTGAAGAAGAGTCACAGCATGTGCAGGAGCTGTATGGTCTGAATCAGTCAACCACCAAAAGCTTCGGTGAGAAATGTCTGGCGGCCCGGCGTCTGACCGAACGTGGCGTGCGGTTTATTCAACTGTTCCATGGCTACCGTGGTAATGCTGGTGCCTGGGATTCTCATCGCGATATTAAACGCCTGCATTCGCAGCTTTCGGCCCAGGTCGATCAGCCAATTGCCGGTCTGATTAAAGACCTCAAGCAGCGTGGCCTGCTGGATGAGACCATGATTGTGATCGGCTCTGAATTCGGACGTACCCCTGGTGCAGAACACCGTAATGGGAACAGCACTGTCCAGGGAACAGGCCGCGATCATCACCCGCATGGATTCAGTGTGGCGATGGCCGGTGGCGGAATTAAAGGGGGCCATATTCATGGTGCGACCGATGAACTCGGGTTCCACGCTGTTGAAGACAGGCACTATGTGACCGACCTGCATGCCACGGTATTACATCAGATGGGCCTGGATACGACCCGGCTCAACTATCCCGGCAGACAGCGTCTGGAACGGGATTATGGCGAAGTAATCCACGACATTATCAGTTAA